The sequence ATCGGCGCGGGTTTCGGTGCTGTCCATTGGGCGTTCAGTTCTACACGCGGCGTCCCCTCGCGATGTTCAAGATTCTGATGCTCGACCTGTGTCTTCCCGACGGTGCGGGGCAGGAACAGCGCGCGAAGTGCGAGGGCATTGTGGTGCACACCGCCCCGGACACCGCCCGCGGACTGCACCGGATCTGGGTGTTGTTCACTAACATGCCGGAAGAGTTTCGGCGCCGCTTGCAGTGCTGGTCGAAAGAAGCCGGCACCCAATGCCCACACTGCATGAACTACTGAAGCTCGCGGTCGAACGCGGCGCCTCCGATCTGCATCTGGTCCCCGACCGGCCACCGATGTTGCGCATCGCGCAGGAGCTGGTGCCTGCCGCTCCCGATCCCGTTACGGCGGCGGACGTGGCGGCTGCGGCCGAAGCGCTGTTGCCGCCGCACCTGCGGGACGGGTTCCGCACGCGACGGGAAGCCGACTTTTCACACATGGAGCCCGGCGTGGGGCGCTTCCGCGTGAACGTGTTTGTCGCGACCGGCAACTGCACGATCTCGATGCGACATGTGAAAGACCGCGTCCCGTCGTTTGAGGAGCTCCACCTGCCGCCACAAATTCGGGCGATCGCAATGTTCCCGCGCGGTATCGTGCTGGCCACCGGCACGACCGGCTGCGGGAAGTCCACAACGCTGGCCGCGATCATCGAACATATCAACACCCACCTGGTGCGCCGAATCGTGACGATCGAAGACCCGATCGAATACCTCTTCCGCCCCGCTCGCTCGGTGATCTCCCAGCGCGAGGTCGGCATCGACACGCAGTCCTTTCACGCGGCGCTCAAACATGTGCTCCGGCAGGATCCAGACGTGATCATGATCGGCGAAATGCGAGATGCGGAGAGCTTCGTCGCGGCCCTCTCGGCAGCCCAGACCGGTCATCTGGTGTTCAGCACACTGCACACCGGCACCGCGGCGCAGGCGATCCCCCGCATCCTCGACTTCTTTCCAGCCAGCGAGCGCGACTCGGTCCGCATGGCGCTCGCGGACAATCTGCGAGCGGTCTTCTGCCAGCGTCTGGTTCCCTCCACCGATGGAGGTGTGCGTCCCGCCGTCGAAATCCTGATCGTGACACCGACCGTCCGCAAACTCATCGAGCAGAACCGGCTGGATAAGCTGCCCGCCGCAATCGAAACCGGCACCGAGGACGGAATGCAGACATTCAACCAGTCGCTGTATGCGATGATCCGCGCCGGAGAGGTCACGGAAGAAGTCGCGCTGCGGTACGCGAGCAATCCGGAAGCGCTGCGCATGAATCTCAAGGGCGTTTTCCTCGACGAGGCGCGCCGCATCCTGTCCACCTGAGCGGCGCCGGCCGCGGACACCGCGCGATTACGGTGTATCCGCCTCCCGGGTCGCGTCAAACACTGCCCGCAGACGTGGATCGTCCAGATCGAGACGGTACAACAGCTGGTTGTAATCGTACCGCGGAATGGCGAACGGTGCTCCGGAGAACGTCTCCGCGAACGTCCCTTCAAAGTAAATGTAACGGCCGGCCGCCTCGTCCAGAAAATCGTGGTGTACGGGATTGTAAAAAGAGTAGGACGGGTGCGTCGCCACCTTGACCGCGCGACACCACGGACCGGTGGAGTCCGGAGCTTCGGAATACCACACCTCGCCGAGAAACGACTCCGTCCCGCCGCTCTCCACGAAGATCATCACCCACCGGCGACGATACCCATTCCAACGGACGGAACCGGCGTGGGGCCGGATCAGCCGACCGCCCGCGTCGCGAAGCTGCAGCCGGGCCGCCCCCGCCGTCAGGGCGCCGTGCTGGATCGCTTCGCGTTCCCTTTCCGGCGTGCCGGGCTCGCCGGTGGCTCCCCATCCCCACGCGCCGTTGCGGATCGCGAAACACTCATAGGCTGCCGGGTTCGTCACCGCTTCGAAACGCGCCGGCACGCGGACGGTCGCAAACGGCTGCGCAAACAGCACCCAGTCACCCACCCGTACCGCCTGCCCTGCCGGATGGCGCCAGCCCACCGATTCGCCATACTCGAACAGCCGGCGCAGCGAACAGCGCTCCTCGTCCCACTCCGCCAAGCCGTGCCCCAGCTGCCGTTCCAGACTTTTCATCCTCGCGTACCGCACAACCAGCCGCTGTCTCCCGCTCGCATCCGGCACACTACAGGCGCCATCCACCCAGACCATGCCCTCTCCAAAATCCGGCGCCATCGGCCGCACAAACCCCTCTTCGCTCTCCCAGTACCGCAGCATCGCACCAAGGTCCTGCGGCGGGGAGCCGGGCGCAGGTAGGGCGGATACCGCCCCCGTCGTGTGGAAGTTGCCCAGCGGGTGAGACGCGCGGCTCGTATCGCCCCAAAACCAATGGATCTGCCCACGGTGGACCACCGCCTGAACCGAATCCTGCCCCACCACCCCTCCACGCACCGGCGGCTCGCTCACGGGAACCGTGTGCCCGAGCAGTTGCGAGTCCCGATACCGTCCCGCGCCGGTAATCCGCCCGATTCGCTCCGCGATGTTCGTGCGCACCAGCCGCACCTCCGCACGGCCTCCCGGCCGGACGTCCAGCGCCTGCCCCTCCATCCCGAACCCATCCCGCGGAGCGACATAACCGGGGCTTCGTATGAAAAAGAACACCCGGCCGGACATCCACCCCGGCTCATCAAACGCAACCCGTCCCGCGTTGTCGGTCCAGTACCGGACCTGATGCACCGTCCGCAGTTCGACCAGCGGAACCCCCCGCCCGGTCACCGCGTCTCGAACATGAATTTCAAACGGCTGCGCGGCCGCGACCGCTGTGATCAGTGCACCGCTCAGAGCCATCCGTGGTCCCGATACCATCGGGCAATATCCTCCACCTCCTCCTCAAAACTTCGCGCGGGACGGAAGCCAAGTTCGCGCGCCGCTTTCGATGCGTCAAAGTGACGATTCTTCGTAAAGAAGTCCACGCGCCGGCGAAAGATGGGGGGCCGAATGTTCAGCGGCGTACAGATCGCCTCGCACATCGTTCCGAGCCACTGCAGCGGCTTCACCGGCAGGCGCCAGCGGGGCGGCGGCACCCCGAGCACCGACGCGATCTTGCGCGCCATCACGTCGAGCGGCACCGCCCGTTCACCGGCGATGATGTACACCTCACCATTGAGGTCCTCGCGCGCCATTGCCAACTGGAACGCCCGGCTGAGATCCCGCACGTCGACGAAGTGCACATGCTTGCACGGCCCCACATAAAAAAAACGCCGACGCGCGATCATCCGAAACATCTTCAGGTTCCGCGTGTCACCCGGGCCGTAGATCATCGCCGGACGGATGACCACGCCGCGAATGCGCCCCGAACGGAAGTAGTCCAGCGCAATCAGCTCGCCAGCCAGTTTCGAACGCTGATACGCGTCACCGGGATTGTACGGAGAGGTCTCGGTGCCCGGGGGGTCACGGACGTCGCCCAGCACGCCCACCGTCGAACAGTGAATGAACCGGCGCACGCCAGCCTCGATCGAAGCATCGAGCATCCGTCGCGTTCCTTCGGCGTTGATGTCGTGATACACGCGCTCCGGGAATCCAGCCTGACGATAGAGAGCCGCAATGTGATACACACGCGTGCAGCCGCGTACCGCCCGCCGAAGCGAGTCCGCGTCGCGCAGGTCCGCCTCGACAATCGGCACACCGAGCCGCTCAAGTTCGCCGGCGCGGCGCCGATCCCGTACCATCGCCCGGACCGGAACGCCCTGCGCAACCAAATCGGCCGTCAGCACGCCGCCCACGTAGCCGGCCGCCCCCGTCACGAGCGTCAGTTCGCCGTTCGAGACCGCCATCCGTCACCCCCGTTCTCGCACCGGCCGCTGCAGCGGCGGCCGCATTTCGGAGTCTGTGTTCTCTGCCATTCAGCCGCAAGCGCGGCGCAGATATCGCTCACAGGGTCAACGTGATTTCCGCCGTTGCGCCGGCGCGCAGAGGAATCGTGATGATGGCGTCCAAGCTTTTTCCATCCGCAATCGCCCGCACCCGATGGGTGCCCCGCCATACCCGGACGCGAACCGTCCCCGTGGAATCGGTGGTGGCGGTGGCATCCGTCCACCATTCACCGCGGATCAACCTCATCAGACGCTCATATACCGGCTTCGGGCTCATGTCCGCCCGCAACCAGCCGGCCGGCGCGCGCTTCCAAGCCCCCCGATCGCTGAAATCCCACCATGTAATCGCCTCCACCTGAGGGTGGCTGAACAACACCCGATAGGCTTGCTCGACGTAGTCGGCCTGTGCGGCCTCACCCTCTGGCGTCGTAGGCCATTCTCCCGCCTCATAGCGCTCTTTCACCGGCACCCCCCGCGCCCGAGCGCCGCTGACCACCGTCATCTCGGTGAAATGAATCGGGCGGCCGAACACGGCGAAGCGTTCGGTCACTTCCCAGAGACGCTCGAGAGACCAGGGGCCATCATGCATGTGTGACTGCAGCCCGATCGCGTCGGGGAGCGCATTCGAGGCCGCGAGCGTCCGCAGAAGCCGTTCGTTGCGCGCGCTGACGTCGAAATCGTTGTAGAGCAACACCGTATCCGGCGTCGCCACCTCCCGCGCCCAGCGCAACGCCGTCATCACCGGCAGGGCGGGGCCATCACGCCGTACCCAGTCTCCGATTCCGGTGCCACGGTGCGCCGGTGCCGCCGCAGCGTTCGCCTCGTTCCAAACATCCCAGTAGCGAATCCACTTCTGATAGCGGGGGATCAGCTGGCGGACGCGCGCTTCCAGCAGCGGGATGGCCTCTTCTGCGGAGACAGGCGCCCAACGCGGCCACACCTCATGCCAACAAATCGGATGACCCTTCGCGGCGATTCCTCTCTCCTCACACCACCGGGCCATCGCCTCCAGCTTCGTCTCGTTTCTCTGTCCCCGCACCGGCTCGTAGGCGCCCCAGTAGAACGGCAGCGTCGCGTAATTCAGCAGCGCTCCAAATCGCCGCTGATACTCGCGCTGCCATGGCTCCGTGTTCGCGGGATCGAGTAGAAAAATGTTGCACCCAAAAAGAAAAGAGTGCTTTTGCTGGTGAACTTCCACCCGCGCCCCCCGCACCGGCCGCCCTGCTCCGTCGCGCACGCGGACCACCAGTTCGCACTGCCGCAACCGCCGCGTTCGCTCCGCAACCGCTGCCGGCGCCACCGCCGACCGTGCGTCTGCCAGCCGAGGGTCCGGACCGAGACGCTGTATCCGCAAATCTGCGATCTCCATCTCCCCCGTGCCGAAACCGGCTTGAATCCGAACCCACAGCTCGCCGGCCGCCCATGCCCGATCTGTCGTCTGGGTAACGCCGTACGGCCGCCACTCGGGAGACCACTCCGTCACAATCTCCGCCACATTTGCCCAGGGTGGGCCCGCCTGTTCTACAGCGACCCGCACGCGGTTGGAGGTCGGCGAACGCGCGACAAAGCTCAGCCCGATCCGTTCGCCTGCGGCCCACGCCGCACGCAATGGCTGTCCCACCTGCAACGAGTAAAACGGCTGCGCGGCTTCACGCACACGAAT is a genomic window of Kiritimatiellia bacterium containing:
- a CDS encoding PilT/PilU family type 4a pilus ATPase; amino-acid sequence: MPTLHELLKLAVERGASDLHLVPDRPPMLRIAQELVPAAPDPVTAADVAAAAEALLPPHLRDGFRTRREADFSHMEPGVGRFRVNVFVATGNCTISMRHVKDRVPSFEELHLPPQIRAIAMFPRGIVLATGTTGCGKSTTLAAIIEHINTHLVRRIVTIEDPIEYLFRPARSVISQREVGIDTQSFHAALKHVLRQDPDVIMIGEMRDAESFVAALSAAQTGHLVFSTLHTGTAAQAIPRILDFFPASERDSVRMALADNLRAVFCQRLVPSTDGGVRPAVEILIVTPTVRKLIEQNRLDKLPAAIETGTEDGMQTFNQSLYAMIRAGEVTEEVALRYASNPEALRMNLKGVFLDEARRILST
- a CDS encoding NAD-dependent epimerase/dehydratase family protein translates to MAVSNGELTLVTGAAGYVGGVLTADLVAQGVPVRAMVRDRRRAGELERLGVPIVEADLRDADSLRRAVRGCTRVYHIAALYRQAGFPERVYHDINAEGTRRMLDASIEAGVRRFIHCSTVGVLGDVRDPPGTETSPYNPGDAYQRSKLAGELIALDYFRSGRIRGVVIRPAMIYGPGDTRNLKMFRMIARRRFFYVGPCKHVHFVDVRDLSRAFQLAMAREDLNGEVYIIAGERAVPLDVMARKIASVLGVPPPRWRLPVKPLQWLGTMCEAICTPLNIRPPIFRRRVDFFTKNRHFDASKAARELGFRPARSFEEEVEDIARWYRDHGWL
- a CDS encoding endo-1,4-beta-xylanase, which encodes MRIRVREAAQPFYSLQVGQPLRAAWAAGERIGLSFVARSPTSNRVRVAVEQAGPPWANVAEIVTEWSPEWRPYGVTQTTDRAWAAGELWVRIQAGFGTGEMEIADLRIQRLGPDPRLADARSAVAPAAVAERTRRLRQCELVVRVRDGAGRPVRGARVEVHQQKHSFLFGCNIFLLDPANTEPWQREYQRRFGALLNYATLPFYWGAYEPVRGQRNETKLEAMARWCEERGIAAKGHPICWHEVWPRWAPVSAEEAIPLLEARVRQLIPRYQKWIRYWDVWNEANAAAAPAHRGTGIGDWVRRDGPALPVMTALRWAREVATPDTVLLYNDFDVSARNERLLRTLAASNALPDAIGLQSHMHDGPWSLERLWEVTERFAVFGRPIHFTEMTVVSGARARGVPVKERYEAGEWPTTPEGEAAQADYVEQAYRVLFSHPQVEAITWWDFSDRGAWKRAPAGWLRADMSPKPVYERLMRLIRGEWWTDATATTDSTGTVRVRVWRGTHRVRAIADGKSLDAIITIPLRAGATAEITLTL